The genomic stretch AATTTGCGATACGATATCTCTGTCTAAGTGAGGATTTCTTTTTCATTTTGAAAGAGGTTATTGTTCCTCCTCATCTTAGACATACTCCTATTCCCGTACAATTTATTTGTGCAACAAAGCCATTCCTAATTCCTAATTCCTTCCCTATGCTCTCGACTTATACGACCTCGATTCCGTGTTGATCTCGAGAACGTCGTCAGTATTAATAAAAAATGGCACTTGTACCACCATTCCGGTTTCGAGCTTTGCTGGTTTTGATCCGCCGGAAGCAGTATCTCCACGAACACCAGGTTCTGTCTCCACCACTTTCAGATTTACCACAGAAGGAGGCGCGATGTTGATTGGATTTCCATTCCAGTTCATCACTTTGACCTCAAGTCCTTCCGTGAGAAAATCAACGACATCTCCGAGTTTTTTCTTATCAAACGTAAATTGTTCATACGTCTGGTTGTCCATAAAACTGTACTCATCTCCATGTCCGTAGAGAAACTGAGCAGAATTCATGGTAATGTCTGCTTCTGGCACATTTTCTCCAGAGAAAAATGTTTTTTCGAGAACATTTCCGGTAAGAAGATTCCTTGCTCTTACGACCATTTTCCCAACCGATTGTGACATGTGGGAATGAACATAGCTCATAACGACGTACGGATCATCACTAATGAGAATTTTGGCACCAGCGCGAATTTTTTGGGAATCCATAGAAAATGTAAAAATCTGCGGCATTATACCGATTGCCAATAAAAAAGTGAAGCCTTCGATAAAATTACGAAGTATGAATGAAGAATGAGAATTATGGCTCAGTCTCAGAAATTCGTCGTGGTAATTTTCTTTCCGTTTGGGTTATGCGTCCACGTGTGGATCACACGCAAATTTCTCAAAAAATTTTTTTAAGCATAAATTTTAGAAATACGGAAGTTTGCAAGCAACAACTCACAAAAATCCTTCCACCATTTGAGAAAATGTCTTCCTAATGTCCTCCTCTCCGCGTCATCCCGGGATGACGACTATAAGAGAAAATTAGCGAGTGTCTTAGCTTCTCCTCGTAAAACCCAATGAAGTCGTCCTCATAAAATTTCCCACTGATTTAAAAAAAGAACTGGAGTCAGTTTGCAATTCTGTGAGAATTTTTCATATACTTTGCTTTGTTGATTCTCCTTCTGCCTTCCGCCTTCTGCCTTCTGCCTACTGACAACTTACAACTAACTTTTCCATGTCGACAAAAGCTCTTCCTCTTTTCACCGGTTCAGAAAACAAAATTCTTCGAACAAAATCGAAAGAAGTTCGTGTAATTACAAAAAATATTAAAAAACTTTTGGAAAAAATGCATGCGACTGTACGAGAAGAAGGAGGAGTAGGGCTTGCTGCTCCACAGGTTGGAGAAAATCTTCGTATTATTATCGCTCAGATTTCGGGAACATTTTTAGAAATGATAAATCCGGAGATTCTCTCATTTTCAGAAAAATGTGAAAGTGGAGAGGAAGGGTGTCTTTCTCTTCCCGGAATATGGGGAATTGTCCGCCGTTCGAGTGAAATCACTGTCCAATTTTTGGATCTCAAAGGACGTCAGCGCATTCTCAATCTCAAGGGATTCAACGCTCGTGTTGTTCAGCACGAAGTCGATCACATCAATGGTGTACTTTTTATAGATCGTGCTCAAAATACTTCAGAGAATAGGACAGGAACAGCACTCTGATACTGTTTCTACAAAAAATCAGGGAATAAGTACGAACACTTTTCTTTTTCCCTTTTTACTGCGCCCTTAATTTCTTTTTTGAGTGGGAGTCCTGCTTTTTTCAGATGTTCATATTTTTTCATAATTTTTTGAGCGGTAATTTTTCCAGAAAGAAGCATTTTGGGAAGTCCACACGATGTAAAAAAGTTTTGTATTTTCGGGCGAGAGGGGATTATGAGGAATGGCGTAGAAGAGAGCATTGCGAATATTCCTGAATGGAGCCTATTTCCGAGAAGGAACTCTGATTCAGCAATTTTTGTCCGAACTTCGGTGAGATTTTTTGGAAGAAAAAGCGGAATTCCGAGTTTCGCCGCAAGTTTATCATCTGCACTCCTCGTTATTTGCATCGGAAGGAATTCAACTTTTTGTTTTTTCTTCTCCACTTGACGACAAAACTTTCGAATTTCATCAAGGTACTCTTTGGAAAGATCGCCATTACGAAGACAAATAAGAATTCCACTTTTTTTTAATGGTCCACTTCTTTTTGCTGGAAGCAGAAAAGCCGCGTCAGTTGCCAAAAATGAGCGACCGGCAGGGAAATGCATATCTCTCAAAATATTCAAGGAATTTTCATCTCGCACTGAACAGAATGATGCTGAAGAAAGGAGGTTTCCCGTTTTTCGGAGTGATCTCTGTGAACGGAATGGTCCAAAAGAATTCCCGATGAGGAGAATTCGTTTTTTAAAAAATACACAGAATCGAAAATACCTTCTCCAAATAGAAAGCGCTTTTTTGGGAAGTTCTTGGAAAAGTCCTCCTCCTCCAAAAATAACCAAATCAGCATTTTTAACGGCAGTATATGTTTTGAAAAATTTTCCTGTCAGTATCCATTTTCCAAGAGAGAAAATGGTGCTTGGCGGCGGTGGAATTGCCAAAAGCTTATGTTCGATCGCAATATTTTTCATAAATGGCGAAACGACCAGAATTTTCCAAGCTTTTTGGTCAATTCTCCTTCGAATGCCCGCAAGAATTCCTTCATCTCCCCAATTCGGGAGTCCATAATTGCCGAAAATAAGAAGGGTTTTTCGTTTTTGTTCCATATTAAAGGAAACACTGCAAAATGCGAACTCCTTCGTCATCTGTGGCTAAAAATTCCTCACCGTACCAAAAGTACGTTTGCGGATTTTTAGCCTTGATTCCTCGGATTTCATCATTTTGCAATGTTTCCAGATATTGCTGAATTGAGGTGGAATTTTAAAGTTTTTTCTATTTTGCATCGTTTCCTAAAGAAAAGCACTCTCCTGAAAAGTGTTTCATATTTTTGTGATTCTTTCTATCAAAAAATTGGAGATTATTTTGCTTCAGCTTCCTCTTTTTCAGGAGAAACTTCTTCTGGAGAGGTCTTTTTCTGAACAATTTCTTCTGTGGGAGCCTCTTCTGATCCCTTCCCCTCGACCTCAGCGAGTTTTGCTTCCTCTTCTTTCTGATGCAAAATTGCTTCCTCCACTTCTGCTTCAGTCACTTCATGCGGTTTCATAGACTCGAGCTCAGACTCAGAATAGAACCTCTCTTGAAGCCTTGCTGACTTTCCACTACGTCCTCTCATAAAGAAGATTCGAGATCTCCGAACCTTCGCCTCCTTTACGAGCTCTATTTTTTCGATAAAGGGCGAGTGAATAGGAAAAACCTTTTCCACACCAATACCATCGACCACCTTCCGAACGGTAATGCTCCCGTTTACTCCATGTCCACCTGTTGTTTCAATAATGAGTCCCTGAAAAATCTGAATACGCTCTTTATCTCCTTCTTTAATTTTTTGATGTACTCGAACTGTCTGCCCTGCAGAGAAGGGGGTAAACTTCTTTTTAAGTTCTAATTTATTTAATTCCTCGATAGTAACGGTTCCCATAGTGCAAAAAATGAAGAAATAAAATTATTGTGATTCTTTCTGTTCAATGAGTTTCTCGATCTTGTTTACCGCAATAACACTTCGTTCATCATTAATAAGGTTGTGCACAAACTTATCGTGGCATTCTATACGATACAAAAAGTCGTCTCGAGAGAGCACAGTAAAACGAACGGGATGCTCGTGCGAAAATTCCTCGGCAGTGTACTCAGTTAGCTTTTCTTTGTCAATATCGCCAACAACAAAAAGATCTACAGGAGATCCTTGTACTCCCACGAAAATTCCGGAAAGGAGAAGGAGCTCAACTTTTCCCATTTTTAAAACTTGTTTTACGACTTCTTGTCCAGAGGCATTATCTTTTTGGAAGATAAGTGTGAGTTCGGGGAAGATAAGAAATGAAGTATCAATGTAGTAATATTTCTTTCGATCTTTGTTCTTACACTTCAGAAACCCAATTTTTTTTAAATTATTAAGCTCCCTTCGTACTGAATTAATTTGTTCATCAAGCAACCTTGTAAGCTCACGTATAAAATACTCTTTTTGTGGATTTAGAAGAAATATGCGTAAAAGTTTTATACGAGTTGTTGAAGAAAAAAGTGCTTTAAGCATGCCCTTGTATAAAATGATAACAAAGATTATGTGCACATATTTTATGCACACACAAAAACGAATTGCAATACATTTTTAAAAAAACACTGAGAAATGGCTATTTCTAGGCACTTTTTAGTGAGTATATTTTTGACGCAAGAATACTTTCTCAGTTCATGTTTACAGAATTTATGTATAAATTATGTGTTCAAATAATGGGGGCTTGTTATCAAAAAGGCATTCTGTCGGATAATAAATGTCATACTGCTTCCTTCAAGAGTTGCCCGTCCTCGGGCGACCAAGGTCGCCTCAGGAGAGGCGACTCTTGATTTCAAAAGTTCTTGATTTCAAAAAAACTTCCTTCTTCTAAAGATTTTCTTTATAGTGGTCTTCCATTCTCATTCTATTCTTACGTGATAATCTCTCAGAACATTGCAGGAATTCAGAAAGAGCTCAAACTGTATCCAAGGGCAAGTCTTTTAGTCGTAACAAAATTAAGAACTTCTGACGAAATGACTGAGGTTTTTCAGTCTCATGTTTTAAAAATAGGGGAAAATCGTGTTCAAGAAATGGTGCAAAAACTCCATTACATTCCTTCTGAAATAGAACGCCATATGATTGGACACCTTCAGAAGAATAAGGTCAAAAAAGCTGTAGGAATTTTTGATATTATCGAAAGTGTTGATTCTCTTTCCCTTGCGGAAAAAATATCAGAAGAATCAAATACTCTCCAAAAGACAATACCTATTTTTCTTCAGGTGAATATTTCACATGAGCCTCAGAAAGGGGGATTTTTCCCAGAGGAAATTCTTGATGCGTATAAAAAAATTGAACAACTTTCTTCGATAAAAATCTGTGGAATTATGTGTATTCCAAAGTTTACAAATGATCAGCACGAAGCGAGAAGTTATTTTTCAGACATGTTTCAGTTGTATAAAAATATTATACATAATTTTTATCTCGATGAACAAAAATTTGAACTTTCAATGGGCATGAGTCACGACTATAAAATCGCACTTGAAGAAGGTGCAACTCTTGTGCGAATTGGAAGGAGAATATTTGAGGAGAATATGTAAAAATGCTCAGCTATCCTGCTTTTTTCACATCTTCCAAAACGGTTCTTGCCTGAGTTCTTCCGATACGCGTAATCTTCTCAAGTGTTTTTCTTACTCCTTCTCGAGTTGATCCCTCCTTTATTCCCATCTTTGCTGACGCTTCTGAAAGATCATGAGAAATCGCTCGCTCTGCCTCATCTCGAGTTTGTAAAAATGAAAGGTTTCTGTCGTCACCACGTGAAACGCTAACTGCGTCTCCTTTTTCAAAAGCTTCTATTGCGCTTCTCGCAGTTTCCCTTGTCGTTTTAGTGTGAACTTTATGTCTTTCAAATGAAAGTTTATATATATCTGATCTCGCGGCTTTCGTGAGTTTTTTCTGCTCCTCTGTCGCAAGCTGATCAAGTTCATGAGCTCCGTCTAAGGTGTCTTTTTCTTCGATCAATTCTATCGGATGGGAACCTCCCTCTTCATGGTCTTCTGGCTGAATATCACGTGTATCATTGCCCTCTTTGAGAATTTCTTCTGCATGTCTTTTCGATACTTCCTCGTCCGTCATGGTTTCATCAATTTCCATTTTTCCCTCATCCCGATGCTGTTTCCTATCTTGCGCTACCATAAGGTAAGCAAGGAAATACTTAATCGCGTCGCCATTTTCCTCATTTTCCACTCTTCCAAAAATCATGTCTTCTATGAGTTTATCGCGATCCTCAACGGATATTTCTTTCTCAGGGATTTCTCCATTTTCTTTTTTGATGCCGATTTTGTCTTCGCAAATTTTTAAGTTTTCTTCTACAAGATCTCGTTCGCGCTTAAGACCATCAGTCTTCTCCGCTCCATATGCTTCGAGCCGAGAAAGAAGAGAGGTGTGGAGTTCATACGATTCCTGCCAATCGAGATATTTTTCCGCATATTTTCTTTCTTTCGTCACTTCTTCCTCCATTTTTTCCGCTGGAATCTCCACATCGCATTTCTGAATATTTTTCTGCGCTTCCATTTTTTCTTTCCTGAGTTCTGGAGTGAGGAGAGTGCCAGGAACAATAAGGAATAGCTGAAGAAGCTCTCTATGAGCAAGCTTTGAGCGTTTCCAGTCCATTTCATGCTCAATGGCATCTTTCTTTTTTTTTGTCACTTGCACTGCAAGTCCATTTTGAGCTGCTTTGAGATCCATGCTTGCGATTTTTGCGAGGTGCGCAAAATGGGCAGGTATGAGCCCCTTTCCTGCGGAATTTCCTATAAAATGCGTGAACGTGGAAAAATTTCGAGAGAATGCGGGGATCGCTCTTACCAAATTTTCAGGATCAGCTTTTGAAAAGGAATTCAAGCTTTTTCCCAAAGTAGCGAATGTTCTTTTCATTTCATCCAGTGGCTTTTGTCCGGCAACGTATAATGTCTTTCTCTCCAAAAATTCCTTCTGCCTCTTTTTTCTTTCTGTCTCTATTGCCGCCAGAAATGTTGTAGGTGTGTATTTATCAGCAAGTTTTCCATCGAGATAATCTCCGAATTGATGAGTGAATATCTCATCAGAAGCTTTTTTCTCAGCATCTGTAAAGAACGATATCTTCTCTTGATTACAGGAAAATGACTCTTGTAATACCGTTTTTCCAGCATCTTTTGCGGCTTTTATTCTTTTATTTTCTTCATGAAGTTTTTGCAATAGTTTAACTTCTCCTTCTACAAATCCAAGCTTCATTTTTCGACCGTCCTTTCCAGAAGGGAGAGCGAGTTCTTCAGATTCTTTATTGATAAGACCTTCCCGTACGCCAAAGAGCAGTTTTCTCTTTCCCACTTCACTCGCGGTCCCTTCTCGTACCATCATTTCTAACTGTGGAACAATTCTATTATCAACAAGAAGTTCCATTTTGCGATAATCAGCCATGTACTCCTCTTCTTCTTCGATTCTTTTTTCCTGTTCTCTTACGGGCAATGTGAGTATTCTCTCCATTTTTTGGCGATACGCAGGTTCATATTTGCTTGAATATGGATCTTCCCGAACACCAGCCAAGAATTTTTCTATCTTGAAACGAGTGGTTTCTGACCGATTTTCTTCAGCCTGAGATTTTTGAGTTTCAACTGATGCCATTTTTTGAAAAACTCGGAAAATATCGCTCTGTCGAGCCTTATAATAAACAAAAAATTGGGACTAGAGAATACCTCTTTTCCCCATTTTCCTCCAGTTATTTTTTCTGTTAGTAGAAAAACTCAATATTTCTCTCAAAAAGTAAAGTGAAACTGGATTTTTTTGTGGGGATTTCTCTTCATAAAAATTCGATTTTATGGTATCATGATCTGATATTTCACTATTTTTCTTGAAGAGAATTTCCGAGACACATTCTTGGCTCAAAAAATCGATTGCGCTCATGATGATGGTTGTCCTTCTCTCACCGTTTTTGGTGCAGTTTGATGATTCTGCGCTCAGCGCAAAATCTCATGACGAACATGATCTCGTAGGTATTCTTGTTGCGAGTGACCTTTATAATGTGGGAAAAGAAGATGGCGGAGATCTTACTGGAAAAATATATCGATATACATCAGATGTGCAGAGTTCACTCCATGATACCAAGGCGCTTATTCTCCCAGTCAACAGCGAAGAATCTCCACAACGCATTTTTGATGTACTCGAAAAACTCTATCTCGAAGGATATTTGAAGGAAGATTCGCTCTTTTTCCTTCGTGGTGTCGTTATTATTGGTGATGTTCCGCTCCCGCTCGTAAAGGAAACCGTTCCTTTTGTTTCGGTGTTTCCGTATACGGACTTTGAAGATCCCTCATACCTTTGGGATGCGGAGCAGAAGATGTTTATTCCAAATGATGCCGATTTCTCGAAAACATCTGACATTTGGCACGGAATCATCCGCGGAACGCCTCAGGAAATTTCTGCATATTTTGACAAAGATCATGAATTTCACA from Candidatus Peregrinibacteria bacterium encodes the following:
- the efp gene encoding elongation factor P, whose amino-acid sequence is MDSQKIRAGAKILISDDPYVVMSYVHSHMSQSVGKMVVRARNLLTGNVLEKTFFSGENVPEADITMNSAQFLYGHGDEYSFMDNQTYEQFTFDKKKLGDVVDFLTEGLEVKVMNWNGNPINIAPPSVVNLKVVETEPGVRGDTASGGSKPAKLETGMVVQVPFFINTDDVLEINTESRSYKSRA
- the def gene encoding peptide deformylase, whose amino-acid sequence is MSTKALPLFTGSENKILRTKSKEVRVITKNIKKLLEKMHATVREEGGVGLAAPQVGENLRIIIAQISGTFLEMINPEILSFSEKCESGEEGCLSLPGIWGIVRRSSEITVQFLDLKGRQRILNLKGFNARVVQHEVDHINGVLFIDRAQNTSENRTGTAL
- a CDS encoding polysaccharide pyruvyl transferase family protein, whose product is MTKEFAFCSVSFNMEQKRKTLLIFGNYGLPNWGDEGILAGIRRRIDQKAWKILVVSPFMKNIAIEHKLLAIPPPPSTIFSLGKWILTGKFFKTYTAVKNADLVIFGGGGLFQELPKKALSIWRRYFRFCVFFKKRILLIGNSFGPFRSQRSLRKTGNLLSSASFCSVRDENSLNILRDMHFPAGRSFLATDAAFLLPAKRSGPLKKSGILICLRNGDLSKEYLDEIRKFCRQVEKKKQKVEFLPMQITRSADDKLAAKLGIPLFLPKNLTEVRTKIAESEFLLGNRLHSGIFAMLSSTPFLIIPSRPKIQNFFTSCGLPKMLLSGKITAQKIMKKYEHLKKAGLPLKKEIKGAVKREKEKCSYLFPDFL
- the rplS gene encoding 50S ribosomal protein L19, translating into MGTVTIEELNKLELKKKFTPFSAGQTVRVHQKIKEGDKERIQIFQGLIIETTGGHGVNGSITVRKVVDGIGVEKVFPIHSPFIEKIELVKEAKVRRSRIFFMRGRSGKSARLQERFYSESELESMKPHEVTEAEVEEAILHQKEEEAKLAEVEGKGSEEAPTEEIVQKKTSPEEVSPEKEEAEAK
- a CDS encoding YggS family pyridoxal phosphate-dependent enzyme, which codes for MIISQNIAGIQKELKLYPRASLLVVTKLRTSDEMTEVFQSHVLKIGENRVQEMVQKLHYIPSEIERHMIGHLQKNKVKKAVGIFDIIESVDSLSLAEKISEESNTLQKTIPIFLQVNISHEPQKGGFFPEEILDAYKKIEQLSSIKICGIMCIPKFTNDQHEARSYFSDMFQLYKNIIHNFYLDEQKFELSMGMSHDYKIALEEGATLVRIGRRIFEENM